A region from the Rhodopseudomonas julia genome encodes:
- the pstA gene encoding phosphate ABC transporter permease PstA — translation MSATDTMSASTPIDSQLNAVRAGLKRRHAQERRFQVLGLAAIFAALTMVAVLFGSVLFKGLPAFWQSTLHLEISLTADVIDVGPPPVQKADQNPAEFEAELTDWRRALARVSWNKILEKAVRGVLPADLADAKARDIIGIVASGERYTLRDMVLEDPSLIGQKIDVDLLADANVDNWLKGNIDRSLGQSRQQLSAGEQEIADALAEKGVITQSFNSGIFFNVDSRSSPASAGLAGAFMGSLYMMLVVIMLAVPIGVASAIYLEEFAPTNRFTDFIEVNINNLAAVPSIVFGLLGASIFINWMHLPLSAPLVGGLVLTLMTLPTIIIATRGTLRAIPPSIREAALGLGASRTQMVFHHVLPLAIPGILTATIIGVAQALGETAPLLLIGMNAFVASVPSSPMDQATALPVQIYLWQGNENFNFFEARTNAAIIVLLGLMISLNAIAILLRQRIERRW, via the coding sequence ATGAGCGCGACCGACACCATGTCCGCTTCGACGCCCATCGACAGCCAGCTCAACGCCGTCCGCGCAGGCCTCAAGCGCCGTCACGCGCAGGAGCGTCGTTTTCAGGTGCTCGGCCTTGCCGCGATCTTTGCAGCGCTCACCATGGTGGCGGTGCTCTTCGGCTCGGTTCTCTTCAAGGGGTTGCCGGCCTTCTGGCAATCGACCCTGCATCTTGAAATCTCGCTGACTGCGGACGTCATCGACGTCGGACCGCCGCCCGTCCAGAAGGCCGACCAGAATCCGGCCGAGTTCGAGGCGGAGCTGACCGACTGGCGGCGCGCTCTCGCCCGTGTCAGCTGGAACAAGATCCTGGAAAAGGCCGTGCGCGGCGTCCTGCCGGCCGATCTCGCCGACGCCAAGGCCCGCGACATCATCGGCATCGTGGCAAGCGGCGAACGCTACACCTTGCGCGACATGGTGCTCGAAGATCCGAGCCTCATCGGCCAGAAGATCGATGTCGATCTCCTTGCCGACGCCAATGTCGACAATTGGCTCAAAGGCAATATCGATCGTTCGCTCGGGCAAAGCCGCCAGCAGCTCTCGGCCGGCGAGCAGGAGATTGCCGATGCGCTCGCGGAAAAGGGCGTCATCACGCAAAGCTTCAATTCCGGCATCTTCTTCAATGTCGATTCGCGCTCCTCGCCGGCCTCCGCCGGTCTCGCCGGCGCCTTCATGGGCTCGCTCTACATGATGCTCGTCGTCATCATGCTCGCGGTCCCGATCGGCGTCGCCAGCGCCATCTATCTGGAAGAATTCGCTCCGACGAACCGCTTCACCGATTTCATCGAGGTCAACATCAACAACCTCGCCGCCGTGCCGTCGATCGTCTTCGGCCTCCTCGGCGCCTCGATCTTCATCAACTGGATGCATCTGCCCCTGTCGGCGCCGCTCGTCGGCGGTCTCGTGCTGACCCTGATGACGCTGCCGACGATCATCATCGCCACCCGCGGCACCTTGCGCGCCATCCCGCCGTCGATCCGCGAGGCGGCGCTCGGCCTCGGTGCCTCGCGCACGCAGATGGTCTTCCACCATGTTCTGCCGCTCGCCATTCCGGGCATTCTGACGGCCACCATCATCGGCGTCGCCCAGGCGCTCGGCGAGACCGCGCCGCTCCTTCTCATCGGCATGAACGCCTTCGTGGCGAGCGTGCCGTCGAGCCCGATGGATCAGGCGACGGCGCTGCCCGTGCAGATCTACCTCTGGCAGGGCAATGAGAACTTCAACTTTTTCGAAGCCCGCACAAATGCCGCCATCATCGTCTTGCTTGGTCTGATGATCAGCCTCAACGCGATCGCGATCCTGCTGCGCCAGCGCATCGAGCGGCGCTGGTAA
- the pstB gene encoding phosphate ABC transporter ATP-binding protein PstB has product MRAEKVCVHYADKQALFDVDLDVPENQVISLIGPSGCGKSTFLRCLNRMNDTIDIARVSGHITLDGENIYDKSLDVVELRARVGMVFQKPNPFPKSIYENVAYGPRIHGLASGKRELEEIVATSLQRAGLFNEVKDRLDEPGTGLSGGQQQRLCIARAIAVNPEVILMDEPCSALDPIATAKVEELIDELRENYTIVIVTHSMQQAARVSQRTAMFHLGYLVEEGPTDMMFTNPTDKRTQDYITGRFG; this is encoded by the coding sequence ATGCGCGCCGAAAAAGTTTGCGTCCATTACGCCGACAAGCAGGCCCTGTTCGACGTCGATCTCGACGTGCCGGAAAATCAGGTCATCTCGCTGATCGGACCGTCCGGCTGCGGCAAGTCCACCTTCCTCAGATGCCTCAACCGGATGAACGACACGATCGACATCGCCCGCGTCTCCGGCCACATCACGCTCGACGGCGAAAACATCTACGACAAGTCGCTTGATGTCGTGGAGCTCAGGGCCCGGGTCGGCATGGTCTTCCAGAAGCCCAACCCGTTCCCGAAATCGATCTACGAGAACGTCGCCTACGGGCCGCGCATCCATGGCCTCGCCTCCGGCAAGCGCGAGCTCGAAGAGATCGTCGCAACCAGCCTGCAGCGCGCCGGCCTCTTCAACGAGGTCAAGGACCGGCTCGACGAACCCGGCACCGGTCTCTCCGGCGGTCAGCAGCAGCGCCTGTGCATCGCCCGGGCGATCGCCGTGAACCCGGAAGTCATCTTGATGGACGAGCCGTGCTCGGCGCTCGACCCGATCGCCACCGCCAAGGTGGAAGAACTGATCGACGAATTGCGCGAAAACTATACGATCGTCATCGTCACCCATTCGATGCAGCAGGCGGCGCGCGTTTCGCAGCGCACGGCCATGTTCCATCTGGGCTATCTGGTTGAGGAGGGGCCGACGGACATGATGTTCACCAATCCGACCGACAAACGCACCCAGGACTACATCACCGGCCGCTTCGGCTAA
- the phoU gene encoding phosphate signaling complex protein PhoU, with product MSEHIVTSYDEELRELARSIAEMGGLVEQQLDDAVNALLSTNSQLAQDVILGDRQINQMHYQIEERAILVIAKRQPMAQDLRETVAAIRISHDLERVGDLGKNIAKRALAIEDQRMNHQLRRGVEHLASLGLRQLKDVLDAYGSRDVQKAISVWRSDDEIDAMYVSLFREMLTYMMEDPRNIGMCTHLLFCAKNIERIGDHATNIAETITYLVTGKQMERAATAPSAG from the coding sequence GTGTCTGAACATATCGTCACCTCCTATGACGAGGAATTGCGGGAACTTGCCCGCTCCATCGCCGAAATGGGAGGCCTCGTCGAACAGCAGCTCGATGATGCCGTGAATGCGCTGTTGAGCACCAATTCGCAGCTCGCCCAGGACGTCATCCTCGGCGACCGCCAGATCAACCAGATGCATTACCAGATCGAGGAGCGGGCGATCCTCGTCATCGCCAAGCGCCAACCGATGGCCCAGGATCTCCGCGAAACCGTCGCCGCGATCCGCATCTCGCACGATCTGGAACGCGTCGGCGACCTCGGCAAGAACATCGCCAAGCGCGCGCTCGCCATCGAGGATCAGCGGATGAACCACCAGCTTCGCCGCGGTGTCGAACATCTGGCGAGCCTCGGCCTACGCCAGCTCAAGGACGTGCTCGACGCCTATGGCTCGCGCGACGTGCAGAAGGCGATCTCGGTGTGGCGCTCCGACGACGAGATCGACGCCATGTATGTGTCGCTGTTTCGCGAGATGCTCACCTACATGATGGAAGATCCGCGCAATATCGGCATGTGCACGCATCTTCTCTTCTGCGCCAAGAACATCGAGCGGATCGGCGACCACGCCACCAACATCGCCGAGACGATCACCTATCTCGTCACCGGCAAGCAGATGGAACGCGCGGCGACTGCGCCGTCCGCGGGTTGA
- the phoB gene encoding phosphate regulon transcriptional regulator PhoB — translation MPRILVVEDEEPLTLLLRYNLEAEGYSVDTVGRGDDAELRLLEEAPDLLVLDWMLPGLSGIELCRRVRMREATSKLPVIMLTARGEEDERIRGLATGADDYVVKPFSVPELMARVKALLRRTRPEMVADKLAAGDLELDRGTFRVFRGGREIHLGPTEFRLLEFLMRSPGRVFTREQLLNGVWGRDVYVDERTVDVHVGRLRKAINRGRMRDPIRTVRGAGYALNEQFVTT, via the coding sequence GTGCCCCGGATTCTCGTCGTCGAGGATGAAGAACCGCTGACGCTGCTTCTGCGCTACAACCTGGAGGCGGAAGGCTATTCCGTCGATACGGTGGGGCGCGGCGACGATGCGGAGTTGCGCCTTCTGGAAGAGGCGCCCGACCTCCTCGTTCTCGATTGGATGCTGCCGGGCCTCTCCGGCATCGAACTCTGCCGACGCGTTCGAATGCGCGAGGCCACCTCAAAACTCCCCGTCATCATGCTGACGGCGCGCGGCGAGGAAGACGAGCGCATCCGCGGCCTTGCCACCGGCGCAGACGATTACGTGGTCAAACCCTTCTCGGTGCCGGAGCTGATGGCCCGCGTGAAAGCGCTCCTGCGCCGCACGCGTCCGGAAATGGTCGCCGACAAGCTCGCCGCCGGCGATCTCGAACTCGACCGCGGCACCTTCCGCGTGTTTCGCGGGGGCCGCGAGATCCATCTCGGGCCGACGGAATTCCGGCTTCTGGAATTCCTGATGCGCAGCCCGGGGCGGGTCTTCACCCGCGAGCAGCTCTTGAACGGCGTCTGGGGCCGCGACGTCTATGTCGACGAACGCACGGTCGATGTGCATGTCGGCCGCCTCAGAAAGGCGATCAACCGCGGCCGCATGCGCGACCCGATCCGCACCGTCCGCGGCGCCGGCTACGCGCTCAACGAGCAGTTCGTTACGACCTGA
- the upp gene encoding uracil phosphoribosyltransferase codes for MDASTRRDVTVVDHPMVQHKLTIMRDKATSTASFRRLLREIAALLTYEATRDLELTTTTIETPLATMEAPTLAGKKLVFASILRAGNGLLEGMLDLVPAARVAHVGLYRDPETLQPVEYYFKAPEDLHERVVIAVDPMLATANSAIAAIRGLKERGAKDIRFVCLLAAPEGVERFRAAHPDVPVVTAAIDSHLNEHGYILPGLGDAGDRMYGTK; via the coding sequence GTGGACGCTTCAACGAGACGAGATGTGACCGTCGTCGATCATCCGATGGTTCAGCACAAGCTGACGATCATGCGCGACAAGGCCACCTCCACCGCGAGCTTCCGCCGTCTGTTGCGCGAGATCGCAGCACTTTTGACCTATGAGGCGACACGCGATCTGGAATTGACGACGACGACGATCGAGACGCCGCTCGCCACGATGGAGGCGCCGACCTTGGCCGGCAAGAAGCTCGTCTTCGCCTCCATCCTGCGCGCCGGCAACGGCCTTCTGGAAGGTATGCTGGATCTGGTGCCGGCGGCGCGCGTCGCCCATGTCGGGCTCTACCGCGATCCGGAGACGCTGCAGCCGGTGGAATATTACTTCAAGGCGCCGGAAGATCTGCACGAACGCGTCGTCATTGCCGTCGATCCGATGCTGGCGACGGCAAATTCGGCGATCGCCGCGATCCGGGGCCTCAAGGAGCGCGGGGCGAAGGATATCCGCTTCGTCTGCCTGCTGGCCGCGCCCGAAGGTGTGGAGCGCTTCCGTGCCGCCCATCCCGACGTGCCGGTGGTGACGGCCGCGATCGACAGCCATCTGAACGAGCACGGCTATATCCTGCCGGGCCTCGGCGATGCCGGCGACCGCATGTACGGGACGAAATAG
- a CDS encoding phosphopentomutase has protein sequence MARGFFLVMDSVGIGGAKDAAEFGDEGANTLGHIAERCAEGEADRDGLRQGPLNIPNLNRLGLGRAAEAASGAYPAGVEHVAEPEAIWGFARERSRGKDTTTGHWELAGCPLREAWGYFPTSEPAFPAELTEALITQAGLPGILGNTHASGTAIIAELGEDHVKTGKPICYTSADSVFQIAAHEEAFGLERLYETCRIARKLCDPYRIGRVIARPFTGDNADTFVRTGNRRDFSVPPPARTLLDEAKEAGRDVWAIGKISDIFAGHGVTQMLKAPENESQFDKTLEAARAAKDGDLIVTNFIDFDQIYGHRRDPAGYAAALEAFDRRLPELFALLKPGDLVILTADHGNDPTWTGTDHTRETVPVLAFGPGIEGRRAGELSTYADVGQTLSAHLALPPLAAGASLI, from the coding sequence ATGGCGCGCGGTTTCTTCCTGGTGATGGATTCCGTCGGCATCGGCGGAGCGAAGGATGCGGCGGAATTCGGCGACGAAGGGGCCAATACGCTCGGCCATATCGCCGAGCGCTGTGCCGAAGGCGAAGCCGACCGCGACGGGCTGCGGCAAGGCCCGCTCAACATCCCGAACCTGAACCGGCTGGGGCTCGGGCGGGCCGCGGAGGCGGCGTCGGGCGCCTATCCGGCCGGTGTCGAGCACGTCGCAGAACCCGAGGCGATCTGGGGCTTTGCCCGCGAACGCTCGCGCGGCAAGGACACGACGACGGGCCATTGGGAGCTCGCCGGCTGCCCGTTGCGCGAGGCCTGGGGTTACTTTCCGACAAGCGAGCCGGCGTTTCCGGCGGAGTTGACGGAGGCGCTGATCACGCAAGCGGGGCTTCCCGGCATTCTCGGCAACACACATGCCTCCGGCACGGCGATCATCGCCGAACTCGGCGAGGATCATGTGAAGACCGGCAAGCCGATCTGCTACACCTCGGCCGACAGCGTCTTCCAGATCGCCGCGCATGAGGAGGCTTTCGGGCTCGAGCGCCTCTACGAGACCTGTCGCATCGCCAGAAAACTCTGCGACCCGTACCGCATCGGCCGGGTGATCGCGCGCCCCTTTACCGGCGACAATGCCGACACGTTTGTGCGCACCGGCAACCGGCGCGATTTCTCCGTGCCGCCGCCCGCGCGCACGCTTCTCGACGAGGCGAAGGAGGCGGGACGCGACGTCTGGGCGATTGGAAAAATCTCCGACATTTTTGCAGGTCACGGCGTGACGCAGATGCTGAAGGCGCCGGAGAACGAGAGCCAGTTCGACAAGACGCTGGAGGCGGCGCGGGCGGCAAAGGACGGCGATCTCATCGTCACCAACTTCATCGACTTCGACCAGATTTACGGTCACCGGCGGGATCCGGCCGGCTATGCGGCGGCACTCGAAGCCTTCGATCGGCGCCTGCCGGAGCTCTTTGCGCTTTTAAAGCCGGGCGATCTCGTCATCCTGACGGCCGATCACGGCAACGACCCGACCTGGACGGGCACCGACCACACACGTGAAACAGTGCCGGTTCTGGCCTTCGGGCCTGGCATCGAAGGGCGCCGGGCGGGAGAGCTTTCGACCTATGCCGATGTCGGCCAGACGCTGTCGGCGCATCTCGCTTTGCCGCCGCTTGCGGCGGGCGCGAGCCTGATCTGA